GAATACTGGTTGCATACGGATTTTCAGTAAAACTGGTGAAAATTGATGCAATCGATTCCCCTGAACGACAAAGTTTTCCTTATTTTAACAGGCTTTCCCATCTTGGTTGAGGTGAGTTTTTTACCGGTTCGAAAGGACTCTCAAAGCAGTTCAACTCAATTCGCGAAAAACCGGCTTTCTCTGAATTCCATTCTGCATGGCTGATGGGGAGTGATACGTTTGAAAGTAGAGTGTGCTGCATTTGAAGTCACTCTGACAAATACACCATGACCAACAGACAAACATCGAGTTTGTCTGACGATGTGATAAGGGAGACGGGATGTCTTTCGCTATCAGACTGGCTTCATTCTCCTGAGTGTGAATGAACTGGTTCGTTTCATACAAAAAAGCGTTTTGAGTTGAGAGTTGCTAAAGCGAAAAGATGAGAAACGTCACTGTGTGCTCAGTGACACTGGGAGAACTTCAGTTCGGTCTCATTATAACAGGGAGTATTAGGTTAAAATGATGAACATAAAAACTGCCAAGGCAGGTCTGACCGGACTGATGGTTCTGGGACTGGTCTGGTTGGCATCGCCGAACCAGGTCGAAGCTGGTCACCATAAATGTGGTAAAGGTCATTGCGGTCGGGGTGGTCTGTCTCTGTTTCATTCGGGTAAATGTTGCAGCCCGTGGAAGCTGGGACATAAACATAAATGTCGAACCGGTTGCGGGGAAAGTTCCTGTGGCTGTGGTTCAGGTTCAATAGCAGATCATTATTATCAAGGAGCCGTCTATGGTTTGGGAAACAGTTCGCGCGTTGGTTGCCAGTCGTGCCAGTCGGGAGGTGGTGTTGCTGGCTTTAATGGGATACCAGCCGGTGAGAGTGCAGCGCCGCCGTTAGCCATGCAGCCGATGGCGATGCCAAGAAGGCCGACGATCCTGCATTATCCGGGAACGATGGGCACCGCTTATATGCGTCCCACCCGCATGATGCCGGCCGATGGGCCTGAAGGCCACCCACGTGATGCGGGATTGGATATCTATGCACCTGGTGCGACAGATATTCGCGTGGTTGCGTTGAATCCCCAGCGGGATGAAATGGTTGGTTATCGTGATCCTGAAAACGATGATATCTGGGAATTTGTAACGAAGCGCCCTTTGATTCCCGGTATTCAACACGTTTATCAGGTGTATGCGATTTTTCCTGAAACCGGGAGAGTTCCCCAAACCAGACGGGTCCGTTTAATCATGGGGCGAATCGTTGAACTCAGTTATAAGCCTTACCCGAAGCACTGATCGCACACTTGAGTGTTGTGCGAGGAGCTCAGGGAGTCTGTCACCAATCTGTTACGACGATCTTCCTGAAATGAGCTCTGGTTCAATTTGATTTGTCCTGTTGCACCCACGCCCTGTTTTGAGCGCGGTAGTATTTTGAGTCTTGAAGACTGGCTGCAGGTTAGCCAGAACGATTCGACTCAGCTATCATGTTCAGAACAGGGCGTGTTTTTTTGTGATGACACGACCGACTCCTTTCATTCTGTCGAGTGTAAAAGCAGGCCGATTTGTGAACGAAGTGGAATATCTGAGGATCATCTCAGGCCAGAGACAGGATTGGCGCGCTCAGGCGCTCAAACCCTGTCTGTGGGTTTTCAGTCTGTTTTACCGCGCGGTGGTTTCAATTCGAAATCGAATGTTCGACTGGCGGCTGCGCACGATTGAGCGGCCTCGTGTTCCGGTCATCAGCCTGGGGAATTTAACGACAGGAGGCACGGGCAAAACTCCGTTCGTAGCTTATCTGACGAAGTGGTTTCAACAACGGCAGGTTCAAGTCGCATTGTTGAGCCGCGGGTATCGTGCTTTACCGGGCGAAGTGAATGATGAAAAGTTATTGCTGGATCGGCTGTGTCCCGGCGTTCCGCATTATCAAAATCCGAATCGCTGCGCTTCTTCAAAGCAGGCAATTAACGAGGGCGCGCAACTTCTGGTTCTGGACGATGGATTTCAGCATCGCAAGCTGGCGCGTGATCTGGATATTGTGCTGATTGATGCCGTGTGTCCCTGGGGCCATGGCTGGCTTTTGCCACGCGGCTTGATGCGCGAACCAAAGTCGTCATTAAAGCGGGCAGACTTTGTGATCCTGACCCGCGCCGATCAATGTTCGCCCGCGGCATTGGCGCATCTGAAAGAGGAGGTTGCCCGAACTCTTTCGCGAGATCGAATCGCCTGTGCGGTCTTTCGACCTCAGGAACTTGTGAATGTTTCAGGCGAAACAGAATCTCTGGACTCTGTTGCCGGAAAAACCGTGTGGGGGTTCTGTGCGATTGGCAATCCCGAGGGTTTTCGCCAGACACTGGAGAACGCCGGTTTTGTCGTAGCGGGAATGCAAATTTTCCCGGACCATCATCATTATTCGAGTGACGATTTGGAGGAGATCGGAGTTCAGGCAGCGAATGCCTCCGCGGAGTTAATTCTGACGACGAGTAAAGATCTGGTTAAAACCAGTGAACAAAAATTGTCTGAAATACCGGTCTGGTCGGTTGAAATCGGTGCGGAAATCATAGAAGGAAATGAGGTTTTTGAGGGATTACTTCAGAATCTGATGCAGGAAGTGTCCTTGGACTGAGTTTTTGTTCTGGCACGGAATTCTCTTCAATTTTGTTTTTTAAACATAAAAACAAATACATATCGGACTTGAGTGCCCCTTTGATCCGGAAAATTGAGGTAATCCTGTTTCGGAAATACTTGATTTTGGGTCTTTGTTCTGTCATCCTGAAGTCTGACGAGAATTCATTAGTGCGGAATTTTTGTCTCGAGATTTAGAATCTCACCTGACTTTGTAACCTGCCAAAAACACGGACCTTCTGCATTGAAGCAGGGTTCGTCTCCTTCCCCCATGATGGTCTTTTCAATCGAACTTCAAATAAACGAGGTGTTTTAATCATGCAAAAATTGAATATTAGCCAGATTTTCATCGCTGCTCTTCTGGTTTCCGGTATGAGTCTTCTCAGCCCAGCAACCGTTTCTGCAGAGGGTTGGGGATCTATCACAGGGCAGATTGTCTATGACGGCGATGTACCAAAGCCTGTCATTGAGCGTAAAAAAGGCGACCCGCTTGTCAAGGATACTGCCGTCTGTGCTGCCACAGATCATTTGTCTAATGAGCTCGTGATCAATGCCGA
This genomic interval from Gimesia alba contains the following:
- the lpxK gene encoding tetraacyldisaccharide 4'-kinase is translated as MTRPTPFILSSVKAGRFVNEVEYLRIISGQRQDWRAQALKPCLWVFSLFYRAVVSIRNRMFDWRLRTIERPRVPVISLGNLTTGGTGKTPFVAYLTKWFQQRQVQVALLSRGYRALPGEVNDEKLLLDRLCPGVPHYQNPNRCASSKQAINEGAQLLVLDDGFQHRKLARDLDIVLIDAVCPWGHGWLLPRGLMREPKSSLKRADFVILTRADQCSPAALAHLKEEVARTLSRDRIACAVFRPQELVNVSGETESLDSVAGKTVWGFCAIGNPEGFRQTLENAGFVVAGMQIFPDHHHYSSDDLEEIGVQAANASAELILTTSKDLVKTSEQKLSEIPVWSVEIGAEIIEGNEVFEGLLQNLMQEVSLD